ATAAACTCAACCAAACCCTTTAAAATTTCTATTTTTAAGATATATTAGTAAGGGTATGCAAGATTTTAAATAAGCCCTTAAAGGAAAAAAATGGCACGCACTTTTCTACTCCTAGCAGGACTTACGGCTCTTTTTGTAGGTATAGGCTTTTTAATTGGTGGCACAAGCGGCATGATTATTGCGCTTGTTATTGCTTTAGCGATGAACTTCTTTTCTTATTGGTATTCCGATAAACTTGTTTTAAATATGTATAACGCGAAAGCTGTAACGCCTCAAGAATCGCCTGAACTATATAGTATGATTAAAGAGCTTGTCATGCGCGCGCAATTGCCTATGCCTAAGCTTTACCTCATTCATGAAGATCAGCCCAACGCATTTGCAACGGGTAGAAATCCAGAAAATGCTGCCATTGCTGTTACAACCGGTTTATTAAATGCTTTAAGACCTGACGAGGTTAAAGGTGTTATTGCTCATGAACTCGCGCATGTCAAAAATAGAGATACGCTTATCATGACAATTACTGCAGGTATTGCAGGCGCCATTTCAATGTTAGGTCATGTGGCACTTTTTACATCACATAGCAACGATAGCAATAACAAAACAAATATATTTGGTACAATTCTTATCGTTATTTTAGGCCCTATTGCTGCCATGCTCGTTCAAATGGCTATTTCCAGATCACGTGAATATGAGGCTGATCGATTGGGTGCACTTATTTGTGGACATCCTTTGTGGCTTGCAAGTGCGCTTGAAAAAATGCAAAACGCGGCACAGCATATTGAAAGTCCCAAGGCAGAAAATAATCCTGCAACAGCACATATGTTTATCATCAATCCTCTAAGCGGACATTTAATGGATAATTTATTTTCAACACACCCAAACACCCTTAATCGCATTATGCGTCTTAAAAAAATGGCAGGATCTAACCCATGGTCGTAAGCATGCCTATTGATCGTCAAAGCTTTCTAGAAAAAGAAGGTGTATTGCCTCGTTTTCTCGTTATTAAAGCATTAGAAGCATTATGGCAAGGCAAAGAAATTGATTTTACGCATAGTAAAGGCTACAAACAATTAAGCCAAGAAGATAAGGGTTTTTCTAAATTACTTTATCTTACGGTGATTAGAACGTCCGGACAATGCGACGCACTTATCGATTCGTTAGTTCTTAAAAAGATAGAAAAAAAGAATATGATGATACGCGATATTTTGCGTTTAGGGATTGTACAGCACCATTTTTTAAAAACATCTTCTTACGCGATCGTAACAACGGCGCTTCACTTAATCGATCATTTGAATCAGAAAAACTTTAAGCCTTTTGTGCAT
This genomic window from Alphaproteobacteria bacterium contains:
- the htpX gene encoding zinc metalloprotease HtpX produces the protein MARTFLLLAGLTALFVGIGFLIGGTSGMIIALVIALAMNFFSYWYSDKLVLNMYNAKAVTPQESPELYSMIKELVMRAQLPMPKLYLIHEDQPNAFATGRNPENAAIAVTTGLLNALRPDEVKGVIAHELAHVKNRDTLIMTITAGIAGAISMLGHVALFTSHSNDSNNKTNIFGTILIVILGPIAAMLVQMAISRSREYEADRLGALICGHPLWLASALEKMQNAAQHIESPKAENNPATAHMFIINPLSGHLMDNLFSTHPNTLNRIMRLKKMAGSNPWS